A part of Larkinella insperata genomic DNA contains:
- a CDS encoding S9 family peptidase, with translation MSRPLHPSFLCPVLSILFFLMFGNTVSTRAQGQLEDYKRSAALREKIQGKVYNAPANVYWTPGQKLWYLIRTARGREFVVVDPRKKTRQPAFDQEQLAKKLTEATGKKVDPFNLPFTSITFGKDDEEVEFVAEGTTWQYATGSFAFRKKGPFRAEPTDRRYWGSSRDELDEKPVFSPDSTQTAFIKNYNVYVRSEKTKQETQLSFDGSEGDYYSGNIQWSPDSKKLATNKIRPNKKHLIHFVRSSPDDQLQPKLESREYLKPGDALPIRRPQLFWVESKKQISVDDALFNEQFSLSRLEWRKDSRAFTFEYNQRGHQVYRVLEVSATTGAVKSLVEERSNTFIDYSGKRSRHDANDGQEIIWASERDGWNHLYLVDGATGKVKKQITKGEWVVRNLVHVDDKTRTILFAASGRNADQDPYFVHYYKVNFDGSGLTALTTENANHTATFSPDYQFFVDTYSRVDLPPVTVLRNSADGSVVLELEKADISEWQKAGWKAPEVFTAKGRDGKTDIWGVIIRPTNFDPARKYPVIENIYAGPHGSFVPKTFMTNNLSMHELAELGFIVVQIDGMGTSNRSKAFQDVCWKNLKDAGFPDRILWMKAAAQKYSQLDLSKVGIYGTSAGGQSSTGALLFHPDFYKAAVSSCGCHDNRMDKMWWNEQWMGYPIGPHYAECSNVTNAHKLQGNLLLLVGEVDDNVDPASTYQLANALIKANKDFELVTLPGMSHTTGGEFGERKRRDFFVKNLLGVDPPNWNEMSKDVAGSEAGK, from the coding sequence CCTCCTTTCTTTGCCCCGTGCTGTCCATTTTATTTTTTCTGATGTTCGGCAATACGGTTTCGACCCGGGCGCAGGGACAACTGGAAGACTATAAACGGTCGGCGGCTTTACGCGAAAAGATACAGGGCAAGGTTTACAACGCGCCCGCCAACGTCTACTGGACGCCCGGCCAAAAGCTCTGGTACCTGATCCGTACCGCCCGGGGCCGCGAGTTTGTGGTGGTCGATCCCCGAAAGAAAACCCGTCAACCGGCGTTCGATCAGGAGCAGCTGGCGAAAAAATTGACCGAAGCCACCGGCAAGAAAGTCGATCCCTTCAACCTCCCCTTCACCTCAATTACATTCGGGAAAGACGATGAAGAGGTGGAGTTTGTGGCTGAAGGTACCACCTGGCAATACGCCACCGGCTCGTTTGCGTTCCGGAAGAAAGGACCGTTCCGGGCCGAACCCACCGACCGACGGTATTGGGGCAGCAGCCGCGATGAACTCGACGAAAAGCCGGTTTTCTCGCCCGACAGCACGCAGACGGCTTTCATCAAAAACTACAACGTCTACGTCCGTTCCGAAAAAACGAAGCAGGAAACGCAACTGAGCTTCGACGGCTCAGAGGGCGACTACTATTCCGGCAACATTCAGTGGTCGCCCGACTCTAAAAAACTGGCGACCAACAAAATTCGCCCGAATAAAAAACACCTGATCCACTTCGTGCGCTCCTCACCCGACGATCAGCTTCAGCCCAAACTGGAAAGCCGGGAATACCTGAAGCCGGGCGACGCCCTGCCCATTCGACGGCCCCAGTTGTTTTGGGTTGAATCAAAAAAGCAGATTTCCGTAGACGATGCGCTGTTTAACGAGCAATTCAGCTTATCGCGGCTGGAATGGCGCAAAGACAGCCGGGCTTTTACCTTTGAATACAACCAGCGCGGCCACCAGGTGTACCGGGTTCTGGAGGTCAGCGCGACGACCGGGGCGGTAAAATCGTTGGTTGAAGAACGCAGCAATACCTTCATCGATTACAGCGGCAAGCGCTCCCGGCACGACGCCAACGACGGCCAGGAAATCATCTGGGCGTCGGAGCGCGACGGCTGGAACCACCTGTACCTGGTTGATGGTGCCACCGGGAAAGTGAAAAAGCAGATTACCAAAGGCGAGTGGGTGGTGCGAAATCTGGTGCATGTCGACGACAAAACCCGCACCATTCTATTTGCCGCCAGCGGTCGCAACGCCGATCAGGACCCGTATTTCGTTCACTACTACAAGGTTAACTTCGACGGCTCGGGCCTAACGGCTTTGACGACGGAGAATGCCAACCACACGGCCACGTTTTCACCCGACTACCAGTTTTTTGTTGATACCTATTCCCGCGTGGACCTGCCGCCGGTAACGGTGTTGCGGAACTCGGCCGACGGCAGCGTGGTGCTGGAACTCGAAAAAGCCGACATCAGCGAGTGGCAGAAAGCGGGCTGGAAAGCGCCGGAAGTGTTTACAGCCAAAGGGCGCGACGGCAAAACCGACATCTGGGGCGTTATCATCCGTCCGACCAACTTCGATCCGGCCAGGAAGTATCCGGTGATTGAGAATATCTACGCCGGGCCGCACGGTTCGTTTGTACCGAAGACGTTCATGACCAACAACCTGTCCATGCACGAACTGGCCGAACTGGGTTTCATTGTTGTGCAGATCGACGGGATGGGCACCTCCAACCGTTCCAAAGCCTTTCAGGATGTGTGCTGGAAAAACCTGAAAGACGCCGGTTTTCCCGACCGGATTCTGTGGATGAAAGCGGCCGCCCAGAAATACAGCCAACTGGATTTGAGCAAAGTCGGCATTTACGGCACGTCGGCGGGTGGGCAAAGTTCGACGGGGGCGCTCCTGTTTCATCCCGACTTTTACAAAGCCGCCGTTTCGTCCTGCGGCTGTCACGACAACCGCATGGATAAAATGTGGTGGAACGAGCAGTGGATGGGCTACCCCATTGGCCCGCACTACGCCGAGTGTTCCAACGTGACGAACGCCCACAAACTACAGGGCAACCTGCTCCTGCTGGTCGGTGAAGTAGACGACAACGTGGATCCCGCTTCGACCTACCAGCTCGCCAACGCCTTGATTAAGGCCAACAAAGATTTCGAACTAGTGACCTTGCCGGGCATGAGCCACACCACGGGAGGTGAATTCGGCGAACGCAAACGGCGGGATTTCTTCGTCAAAAACCTGCTGGGCGTCGATCCGCCCAACTGGAATGAAATGAGCAAAGACGTGGCGGGTTCAGAAGCGGGAAAATAA
- a CDS encoding acyl-CoA thioesterase yields MDSLEERIKQAETRVFKAVFPNTTNHYDTLFGGTAMQMMDEIAFITATRFTRKRVVTVSSDKINFNKAIPAGTIVELIGNVAHIGNTSIKIDVEIFVEEMYSEHRERAVHGSFTFVAIDEHKNPVKIL; encoded by the coding sequence ATGGATTCACTCGAAGAACGAATTAAGCAGGCTGAAACCCGCGTTTTCAAAGCCGTTTTCCCGAATACAACCAATCATTACGATACGCTTTTTGGCGGTACGGCCATGCAGATGATGGACGAAATTGCGTTCATTACCGCCACCCGGTTTACGCGCAAACGGGTCGTAACGGTTTCGTCGGACAAAATCAATTTCAACAAAGCCATTCCCGCCGGAACCATCGTCGAACTAATCGGCAATGTGGCCCATATCGGCAACACGAGCATTAAAATTGACGTTGAGATTTTCGTTGAAGAAATGTACAGCGAACACCGCGAACGGGCCGTTCATGGGTCGTTTACCTTCGTGGCCATCGACGAACACAAAAATCCGGTCAAGATTCTCTGA
- a CDS encoding cysteine-rich CWC family protein: METPVRKHETVGCPRCGTAFECKVGSINLCQCVAVQLTEEQRNYVRSQFANCLCANCLREVRTEYNRMAHQKKMEKFRNAH, translated from the coding sequence ATGGAGACACCAGTCAGGAAGCACGAAACCGTTGGCTGTCCGCGTTGCGGCACGGCCTTCGAATGCAAGGTCGGCAGCATCAACCTGTGCCAGTGTGTGGCGGTTCAGCTAACCGAAGAACAGCGAAACTACGTGCGTTCGCAGTTTGCCAATTGCCTGTGTGCCAACTGCCTGCGGGAAGTGCGGACCGAATACAACCGGATGGCCCATCAAAAAAAGATGGAGAAATTTCGGAATGCGCACTGA
- the metE gene encoding 5-methyltetrahydropteroyltriglutamate--homocysteine S-methyltransferase, producing the protein MVAHNLGYPRIGSHRELKKASEQYWAGKISHDQLLEAGQRIRRDNWLTQQQAGIALIPCNDFSFYDQTLDWSLTVNAIPERFQPLAEKPSANELDLYFAMARGYQKDGLDLIAMEMTKWFDTNYHYIVPEFTQNQTFSLRSEKLFAQFEEAKTVLGAVPKPVLLGPVTYLLLGKEKEDGFHRLDLLDRLLPVYEQILNRLQEQGAEWIQLDEPSLVLNSDEREKLAYATAYRFLRERFPKLKLLVASYFECFGENLTLATQLPVDALHLDLVRCPSQLDDILNTDFVNGSTALSLGVVDGRNIWINDLSRSLDLIRKAIDALGRDRVLVAPSCSLLHTPCDLDSETDASGLTPEIKQWLAFAKQKLAEVVKLATISTDPNSEQAQTWLRANEAVLTARRQSTRINRPAVQQRVNQLTDADTHRQGAFGQRQALQHQRLHLPLFPTTTIGSFPQTEDVRVNRAKFKKGEKTLEQYEDFIRTETEKAIRWQEEIGLDVLVHGEFERNDMVEYFGELLDGFAFSQNGWVQSYGSRCVKPPIIYGDVYRPEAMTVRWAEYAQSLTDKPVKGMLTGPVTILQWSFVRDDQPRRDTCMQIAFAIRDEVVDLERAGIRVIQIDEPAIREGLPLRRENWAAYLDWAVKAFRVSASGVQDETQIHTHMCYSEFNDIIQQIADMDADVITIETSRSQMELLDAFVQFNYPNEIGPGVYDIHSPRVPTKEEMVALLNKAADVLPVRNLWVNPDCGLKTRRWPETEQALKNMVQAAQTARHLVTENV; encoded by the coding sequence ATGGTCGCACACAACCTCGGCTATCCACGAATCGGTAGCCACCGCGAACTCAAAAAGGCCAGTGAACAGTACTGGGCCGGAAAAATTTCCCATGATCAACTGCTCGAAGCCGGGCAGCGCATTCGGCGCGACAACTGGCTGACGCAGCAACAGGCCGGAATCGCGCTGATTCCGTGCAACGACTTCTCGTTTTACGACCAGACACTCGACTGGTCGCTGACGGTCAACGCCATTCCGGAACGGTTTCAACCCCTCGCCGAAAAGCCATCCGCCAACGAGCTGGACCTGTATTTTGCCATGGCCCGGGGCTACCAGAAAGACGGTCTGGACCTGATTGCGATGGAAATGACCAAGTGGTTCGATACCAACTACCACTACATCGTTCCCGAATTCACCCAGAACCAAACGTTCTCGCTCCGGTCCGAAAAGCTTTTCGCTCAATTTGAAGAAGCCAAAACCGTGCTGGGCGCGGTACCGAAGCCGGTACTGCTCGGGCCGGTGACGTATCTGCTGCTGGGCAAGGAAAAAGAAGACGGTTTCCACCGGCTGGATCTGCTGGACCGCCTGCTGCCGGTGTACGAACAGATTCTGAACCGCCTGCAGGAGCAGGGGGCCGAATGGATTCAGTTGGACGAACCCAGCCTGGTGCTGAATTCGGATGAACGCGAGAAGCTGGCCTACGCCACGGCATACCGGTTTTTGCGCGAACGGTTTCCAAAGCTGAAACTGCTGGTGGCGTCGTATTTCGAGTGTTTCGGCGAAAACCTGACCCTGGCAACGCAATTGCCGGTCGATGCCCTGCACCTGGATCTGGTACGCTGCCCGAGCCAATTGGATGATATTTTGAACACCGATTTTGTCAATGGCAGCACGGCCCTGTCGCTGGGCGTGGTCGACGGGCGGAACATCTGGATTAACGACTTAAGCCGTTCGCTGGATTTGATCCGGAAAGCCATCGATGCGCTGGGCCGCGACCGCGTGCTGGTGGCTCCTTCGTGTTCGCTGCTGCACACGCCCTGCGACCTGGATTCGGAAACCGACGCCAGCGGTCTAACGCCCGAAATCAAACAATGGCTGGCGTTTGCCAAACAAAAACTGGCCGAAGTGGTCAAACTGGCGACGATTTCCACCGACCCCAACAGTGAACAGGCACAAACGTGGCTCCGCGCAAACGAAGCCGTGCTAACCGCCCGCCGACAATCCACACGTATCAATCGCCCGGCCGTTCAGCAGCGGGTCAATCAGCTCACCGATGCCGATACGCACCGTCAGGGCGCTTTCGGGCAACGGCAGGCCCTGCAACACCAGCGGCTCCATTTACCGCTTTTCCCGACCACAACCATTGGTTCGTTTCCGCAAACGGAAGACGTTCGGGTAAACCGGGCCAAATTCAAAAAAGGGGAGAAGACGCTGGAACAATACGAAGATTTCATCCGGACCGAAACGGAGAAAGCCATCCGCTGGCAGGAAGAAATCGGGCTGGACGTGCTCGTACACGGTGAATTTGAACGCAACGACATGGTTGAATACTTCGGCGAATTGCTCGACGGTTTTGCCTTTAGCCAGAATGGCTGGGTGCAGAGCTACGGTTCGCGCTGCGTTAAACCGCCGATCATTTACGGCGATGTCTACCGGCCCGAGGCCATGACGGTTCGCTGGGCCGAGTACGCGCAATCGCTGACGGACAAACCCGTTAAAGGAATGCTGACCGGGCCGGTGACGATTCTGCAATGGTCGTTTGTGCGCGACGATCAGCCGCGCCGGGACACGTGTATGCAGATTGCCTTCGCCATCCGGGACGAGGTGGTTGATCTGGAACGGGCCGGCATCCGGGTGATTCAGATTGACGAACCGGCCATTCGGGAAGGCTTGCCGCTGCGTCGCGAAAATTGGGCGGCTTACCTGGATTGGGCCGTGAAGGCGTTCCGGGTGTCGGCGTCGGGGGTGCAGGACGAAACGCAGATTCACACGCACATGTGCTACTCGGAGTTCAACGACATCATTCAGCAGATTGCCGACATGGATGCCGACGTGATCACGATTGAAACGTCGCGCTCGCAGATGGAGTTGCTGGACGCTTTTGTGCAATTCAATTATCCAAACGAAATTGGCCCCGGTGTTTACGACATTCACAGCCCGCGCGTGCCGACGAAAGAAGAAATGGTGGCGTTGTTGAATAAAGCCGCTGACGTGCTGCCGGTACGCAACCTGTGGGTCAACCCCGACTGCGGGCTGAAAACCCGTCGGTGGCCGGAAACGGAACAGGCGCTCAAAAACATGGTGCAGGCGGCCCAAACCGCCCGTCATCTGGTAACCGAAAACGTATAA
- the bioB gene encoding biotin synthase BioB — translation MTDVRNDWTREEIAAIYNSPVLDLIYRAATVHRQHHDPQEVQVCTLLSVKTGGCPEDCAYCPQAARYHTNVKVHKLMEVDEVLSAAHRAKESGSTRFCMGAAWREVRDNRDFDKVLDMVKGVNQMGLEVCCTLGMLTESQAEKLKNAGLYAYNHNLDTSEEYYGDIISTRTYDDRLDTLGHVRQAGISVCSGGIIGMGESHQDRIGMLYTLSNLPEHPESVPVNALVPVDGTPLEDQPRVSVWEMVRMIATARIIMPKAMVRLSAGRVRMSIEEQALCFLAGANSIFAGDKLLTTPNPEEDQDRQLFQTLNIRPRKAFKDAEQPSVVFEQIPL, via the coding sequence ATGACTGACGTACGCAATGACTGGACCCGCGAGGAAATCGCAGCCATTTATAACTCACCCGTTCTGGATCTCATCTATCGCGCAGCTACCGTTCACCGCCAGCACCACGATCCGCAGGAAGTACAGGTTTGTACGCTGTTGTCCGTGAAAACCGGCGGCTGCCCCGAAGACTGCGCCTACTGCCCGCAGGCTGCTCGCTACCATACCAACGTGAAAGTCCATAAACTGATGGAAGTGGACGAGGTTCTGTCGGCCGCCCACCGGGCGAAGGAATCCGGCAGCACGCGGTTTTGTATGGGTGCCGCCTGGCGCGAAGTGCGCGATAACCGCGATTTCGACAAGGTCCTGGATATGGTTAAAGGGGTTAATCAGATGGGCCTGGAAGTTTGCTGTACTCTCGGTATGCTGACCGAGAGCCAGGCCGAAAAGCTGAAAAATGCCGGTTTGTACGCCTACAACCACAACCTCGACACGAGCGAAGAATACTACGGAGACATCATCTCAACCCGCACCTACGACGACCGGCTGGACACGCTCGGTCACGTTCGGCAGGCGGGTATTTCGGTCTGCTCCGGCGGGATCATCGGTATGGGTGAATCGCATCAGGACCGTATCGGTATGCTGTATACGCTGTCTAACTTACCCGAACATCCGGAATCCGTACCCGTCAACGCGCTGGTGCCGGTAGACGGAACGCCCCTGGAAGACCAGCCCCGGGTGTCGGTTTGGGAAATGGTGCGCATGATTGCAACGGCCCGGATTATCATGCCCAAGGCGATGGTCCGCTTATCGGCGGGACGCGTCCGGATGAGCATCGAAGAACAGGCGCTTTGCTTCCTGGCCGGTGCCAACTCCATTTTTGCGGGTGACAAACTACTGACGACGCCGAATCCGGAAGAAGATCAGGACCGCCAGCTGTTCCAGACTCTGAACATCCGACCCCGGAAAGCGTTCAAGGATGCCGAACAACCGTCCGTCGTTTTCGAGCAAATACCGTTGTAA
- a CDS encoding glycosyltransferase family 4 protein, with protein MKIAVWHNLRSGGGSRALHQHIKGLAQRGHTIEVWTSSIADTQFLDVDQYVTKTHVLPFSMDIRIRDEYRDKVWAVKFEPETRIRRMLEFCRQCADQINAGGFDVLFANSCIIFSMPYIGRFINIPKALYLGEPNRTLFESSPELIWEGLPAANGNWKKADYRSQYWDDIFKIRQARVRVREEIENYRNYDKVLVNSYFSNENLLRAYGGAGEVCYLGIDSGLFPFLNLPREPFVMGLGAFFQHKRPDLAIESLALIPEGIRPKLVWVGDMGDKAYVSKLKTLSQQLGVNFEPREKIPHEELVRLLNTASCLLYTSTLEPFGLAPLEANACGLPVVAVAEGGVRETIIDNYNGLLVNRKPEEMAKAVERVLTDQALADRLSRNARRVVQEKWTFEKSIDRIEDALISTISKEKVTV; from the coding sequence ATGAAAATTGCAGTTTGGCATAACCTGCGAAGCGGGGGAGGAAGTCGGGCTTTACACCAGCACATCAAGGGGCTGGCACAACGGGGACATACCATTGAGGTGTGGACCTCGTCCATTGCCGATACTCAGTTTTTGGATGTGGATCAATACGTGACCAAAACGCACGTATTGCCATTTTCGATGGATATTCGAATTCGTGATGAATACCGGGATAAAGTCTGGGCGGTCAAGTTTGAGCCCGAAACCCGCATCCGGCGAATGCTCGAGTTTTGTCGGCAGTGCGCCGACCAGATTAATGCGGGCGGCTTCGATGTCTTGTTTGCCAATTCCTGCATCATCTTCTCCATGCCCTACATCGGGCGGTTTATCAACATTCCCAAGGCCCTTTACCTCGGCGAACCCAACCGGACGCTGTTCGAGTCGTCACCCGAGTTGATTTGGGAAGGGCTACCGGCGGCCAATGGCAACTGGAAGAAAGCCGATTACCGGAGTCAGTACTGGGACGATATTTTTAAAATTCGTCAGGCGCGGGTGCGGGTGCGTGAAGAGATCGAAAACTACCGGAACTACGACAAAGTGCTGGTTAATTCGTATTTCAGTAACGAAAATCTGCTTCGGGCTTATGGCGGAGCGGGGGAAGTCTGCTACCTGGGAATCGATTCGGGTTTATTCCCGTTTCTGAACCTGCCCCGGGAGCCGTTTGTGATGGGCCTGGGAGCCTTTTTTCAGCACAAACGGCCGGATCTGGCCATCGAGTCGCTGGCTTTGATTCCGGAGGGCATCCGGCCCAAACTCGTATGGGTGGGCGATATGGGGGACAAGGCTTACGTGAGTAAGTTGAAAACCCTGAGCCAGCAGCTGGGCGTGAACTTCGAACCGCGCGAAAAAATACCGCACGAAGAGTTGGTCCGGCTGCTCAATACGGCTTCTTGTCTGCTGTACACTTCAACGCTGGAACCCTTTGGGCTGGCTCCGCTGGAAGCCAACGCCTGCGGACTGCCGGTTGTGGCCGTAGCCGAGGGCGGGGTGCGCGAAACCATCATTGACAATTACAACGGTCTGTTGGTCAACCGCAAACCCGAGGAGATGGCAAAAGCCGTTGAGCGAGTCTTAACGGATCAGGCGCTGGCTGACCGGCTTTCGCGGAATGCCCGGCGGGTGGTTCAGGAAAAATGGACGTTTGAAAAATCCATTGACCGGATCGAAGACGCGCTGATTAGCACAATTTCGAAGGAAAAAGTTACGGTTTGA
- a CDS encoding metallophosphoesterase family protein, whose product MTRIGLLSDTHGFLDPHLFTHFAQCDEIWHAGDIGSLEIIDQLRAFRPLRAVYGNIDNAQIAQECPEHQRFEIEGLSVWMTHIGGAPPRYNPIVRPSLLQNPPHIFVCGHSHILRVTRDPKMNNLLFINPGACGKHGFHRVRTGVRFTLDAGRVTNMEVLELGNR is encoded by the coding sequence TTGACCCGCATCGGCCTGCTTTCGGACACCCACGGCTTTTTAGATCCGCACCTTTTCACGCATTTTGCCCAGTGCGACGAAATCTGGCATGCCGGAGACATCGGCTCGCTGGAAATTATTGACCAGTTACGGGCGTTCAGACCGCTTCGGGCCGTTTATGGTAACATCGACAACGCACAGATTGCGCAGGAATGTCCCGAACACCAGCGGTTTGAAATCGAAGGGCTATCCGTCTGGATGACACACATCGGTGGAGCGCCACCCCGGTATAATCCTATTGTTCGGCCCAGTTTGTTACAAAATCCTCCTCATATTTTTGTCTGCGGCCACTCGCATATCTTAAGGGTTACCAGAGACCCGAAAATGAATAATCTGTTGTTTATCAATCCAGGAGCGTGCGGTAAACATGGTTTCCACCGGGTTCGTACGGGCGTCCGCTTTACCCTTGACGCGGGGCGGGTTACGAATATGGAAGTGCTCGAATTGGGTAACCGGTAG
- a CDS encoding TolC family protein, with product MVRQFIHKFNYVNALCCFVPLLLLSSCRVSEPLRLPATTPIPTSFTGSADSTSIGNLSWKGFFSDPDLESLIDTALARNPDLQIATQRIEVARANFDFTRGALVPSVNAVAAAGIDRFGRYTLNGVGNFDTNLSPNIDGKQRIPDATPEYFLGFRSNWEIDLWGKLRNRKRAAYVRFLASEKGRHLIVTSLIAEVGRLYYTLLGLDSELEIIRENEALQQRAVELVVVQKAAGRVTELAVQQFNAQLINTRSLEAQVQQQIVEAENQLNQLLGRFPQPIPRSKTLTNQELPAQISAGVPSQMLRRRPDIQQAELEMQAANIDVDVARADFLPSLNLTPYIGLNSFRASVLLDPASLALGALGSLAAPVFNRRYLKSNLNLSIAQSRESFYNYRKTVLTGFSEVMTSLRGIENYRKVADLQTQEVTVLNQAATISDELFATGYANYLEVITAQRSVLTAELSLINTKRAQFLSLIDLYRALGGGWQ from the coding sequence ATGGTACGACAGTTCATTCATAAATTCAATTACGTTAACGCTCTTTGTTGTTTCGTTCCGCTTTTATTGTTGAGTAGTTGCCGGGTTTCCGAACCGCTTCGGTTGCCGGCAACGACGCCAATACCCACCTCGTTCACGGGAAGTGCGGATTCCACTTCCATCGGTAATCTGAGCTGGAAAGGCTTTTTTTCGGATCCGGATCTGGAAAGCCTGATCGACACGGCCCTGGCCCGGAACCCGGATTTGCAGATTGCCACGCAGCGGATTGAAGTGGCCCGGGCCAATTTCGACTTTACGCGCGGAGCGTTGGTGCCGTCGGTCAATGCCGTTGCCGCGGCTGGAATCGACCGGTTTGGACGCTACACGCTCAACGGGGTGGGGAACTTCGATACCAACCTGTCACCGAACATCGACGGCAAACAGCGCATCCCGGATGCCACGCCGGAGTACTTTCTGGGTTTTCGGAGCAATTGGGAAATTGACCTCTGGGGCAAGCTGCGCAACCGCAAACGAGCGGCTTATGTGCGCTTTCTGGCTTCCGAGAAAGGTCGTCACCTGATTGTTACGTCGCTCATTGCGGAGGTGGGTCGCCTGTATTACACCCTGCTGGGGCTGGATAGCGAGCTGGAAATTATCCGGGAAAACGAAGCGCTGCAACAGCGGGCCGTCGAACTGGTTGTGGTGCAGAAAGCGGCCGGACGCGTGACGGAACTGGCGGTGCAGCAATTCAACGCGCAGTTGATCAACACGCGGAGTCTGGAAGCCCAGGTGCAGCAGCAGATCGTGGAAGCGGAAAACCAGTTGAATCAGCTCCTTGGCCGGTTTCCGCAACCGATTCCCCGCAGTAAAACCCTCACGAATCAGGAGTTGCCGGCTCAGATTTCGGCGGGGGTGCCGAGTCAGATGCTTCGTCGCCGACCCGATATCCAGCAGGCCGAACTCGAAATGCAGGCTGCTAACATCGACGTTGATGTGGCCCGTGCCGATTTCTTGCCTTCACTGAATCTAACCCCTTACATTGGGCTGAATTCGTTCCGGGCGTCGGTCTTGCTCGATCCGGCTTCGTTGGCGCTGGGGGCGTTGGGGAGTCTGGCGGCTCCGGTTTTCAACCGGCGGTACCTCAAATCGAATCTGAATTTGTCGATCGCGCAGAGCCGGGAGTCTTTTTACAACTACCGGAAAACCGTGCTGACCGGCTTTAGTGAGGTGATGACGAGCTTGCGCGGAATAGAAAATTACCGGAAAGTGGCTGACCTGCAAACGCAGGAGGTGACGGTGCTGAATCAGGCCGCTACCATTTCCGACGAGCTTTTTGCTACGGGTTACGCCAACTACCTGGAAGTAATTACGGCGCAGCGGAGCGTTCTAACGGCCGAGTTATCGCTTATCAACACCAAACGCGCCCAGTTTCTTTCGCTGATCGACCTGTACCGGGCGTTGGGTGGCGGCTGGCAATAA